The Tubulanus polymorphus chromosome 1, tnTubPoly1.2, whole genome shotgun sequence genome contains a region encoding:
- the LOC141915320 gene encoding uncharacterized protein LOC141915320, with protein MWTIVCYIKVCLTLSSVVVLKDVQEHLHCILHEHKQHVRAILKEVQTHVDDVKNITPQVDAVLPLLVAYFGETLSDIIRVYGIDGNRERIGQDRSQPMTPFVAVIGNSKLFQWFVLRRC; from the exons ATGTGGACCATTGTATGCTACATAAAAGTCTGCCTAACTTTAAGTTCAGTTGTGGTGTTGAAGGATGTACAAGAACATTTGCATTGCATTCTACATGAACATAAACAGCATGTTCGAGCAATATTGAAGGAAGTTCAAACTCATGTTGATGACGTGAAAAACATCACTCCACAAGTGGATGCAGTATTGCCATTGTTGGTTGCGTATTTTGGTGAAACACTCTCAGATATCATCAGGGTATACGGT ATTGATGGAAACAGGGAGAGAATTGGTCAGGACAGAAGCCAACCAATGACGCCATTTGTTGCTGTTATTG gtaaCAGCAAATTATTCCAGTGGTTTGTTCTACGTCGTTGTTGA